A stretch of Paludisphaera borealis DNA encodes these proteins:
- a CDS encoding ArnT family glycosyltransferase — MTPKRALALLIVVSTMIRLAAAAFLGLGNDEAYHFLYALHPAPSYYDHPPMVAWVEMFGLFGMGDVSSKLALRLGFVLLFAGSTWLMGRIAGRWFGAWAGFYAALALNLTGYYGLAASTFALPDGPLLFFWLLTIDRLSLAIDEPRRLGLWACVGLAWGGAMLSKYHAVFLPAGTVLFLLLRPTQRRRLIEPGPYLAIAIGLAIFSPVIVWNASNGWASFAFQGKRAVVGPAFRLDYLLGALGAQAAYFFPWIWLPLIAIGWRLARRWNELKTEHERLALCLCALPLGVFTAVACFRPVLPHWGLVGLVSLFPILGRNLANQSLALPSRTCRKLNAAACFSLVLLAVAVSEYRFGWLQRGEAGGFGVLTRRTDPTIDSYGWDQIADRLDRLGILDDPRAFIFTRNWYMSAQIAHATAMKRPVVCYNLDDPRGFAFWSEPEQWVGRDGVLVMINDDYTPLSFYDQWFESCKPLGDFWVERSGKPVRRVRILRFTNQLAALPYQFTPSQAAERAALRSQPSEPAPAPRAAIDSGPRDRVAR, encoded by the coding sequence ATGACCCCCAAGCGTGCCCTGGCCCTCCTGATCGTCGTCTCGACCATGATCCGGCTCGCCGCCGCGGCGTTCCTGGGACTGGGGAACGACGAAGCTTACCACTTCCTCTACGCCCTGCATCCCGCGCCCAGCTATTACGACCACCCGCCGATGGTCGCATGGGTCGAGATGTTTGGATTGTTTGGAATGGGCGACGTCTCCTCGAAGCTGGCGTTGCGCCTGGGGTTCGTGCTGCTGTTCGCGGGGTCGACCTGGCTGATGGGACGGATCGCCGGGCGGTGGTTCGGGGCCTGGGCGGGATTCTACGCGGCTCTCGCCTTGAACCTGACCGGCTATTACGGCCTGGCCGCCTCGACGTTCGCCTTGCCGGACGGTCCGCTGCTGTTCTTCTGGCTGTTGACGATCGACCGGCTGAGCCTGGCGATCGACGAGCCGAGGCGGCTGGGCCTCTGGGCCTGCGTCGGCCTGGCGTGGGGCGGCGCGATGCTTAGCAAGTACCACGCGGTCTTCCTGCCTGCCGGGACGGTTCTCTTCCTGCTCCTCCGCCCGACGCAACGGCGACGGCTGATCGAGCCCGGGCCGTACCTGGCGATCGCGATTGGGCTGGCGATCTTCAGTCCGGTGATCGTCTGGAACGCATCCAACGGCTGGGCTTCGTTCGCGTTTCAGGGGAAGAGGGCGGTCGTCGGCCCGGCCTTTCGCCTCGACTACCTCCTGGGCGCCCTGGGAGCCCAGGCGGCCTATTTCTTCCCCTGGATCTGGCTTCCCCTGATCGCGATCGGCTGGCGACTGGCCCGGCGCTGGAACGAGCTGAAGACGGAACATGAGCGGCTGGCCCTTTGCCTTTGCGCCCTGCCGCTGGGCGTGTTCACGGCGGTTGCCTGCTTCCGGCCGGTCTTGCCGCACTGGGGGCTTGTGGGGCTCGTCTCGCTGTTCCCGATCCTCGGCCGCAACCTGGCGAATCAGAGCCTCGCACTGCCTTCACGGACCTGTCGCAAGCTGAACGCCGCGGCGTGCTTCTCGCTGGTTCTGCTGGCGGTCGCGGTCTCCGAGTATCGCTTCGGCTGGCTCCAGCGCGGAGAAGCCGGCGGTTTCGGCGTGCTCACGAGGCGGACCGACCCCACCATCGACTCGTACGGCTGGGACCAGATCGCCGACCGGCTCGACCGGCTCGGGATTCTCGACGACCCGCGCGCGTTTATCTTCACGCGGAACTGGTACATGAGCGCTCAGATCGCGCACGCCACGGCGATGAAGCGGCCCGTGGTCTGCTACAACCTCGACGACCCCAGAGGGTTCGCCTTCTGGAGCGAGCCCGAGCAGTGGGTCGGGCGCGACGGCGTCCTGGTGATGATCAACGACGACTACACGCCGCTCAGCTTCTACGACCAGTGGTTCGAGAGCTGCAAGCCCCTCGGCGACTTCTGGGTCGAACGATCGGGCAAGCCCGTGCGGCGCGTCCGGATTCTCCGGTTCACGAACCAGCTCGCGGCGCTGCCCTACCAGTTCACCCCCTCCCAGGCCGCCGAGCGGGC
- a CDS encoding protein-tyrosine phosphatase family protein, which yields MRRVPPHSVWIGHDGDGRNFPELHESDVQAVVQLAIEEPAIQPPRDLVFLRIPLSDGAGNPSESLILAVRTVAQLIGLGIPTLVCCGAGMSRSPCIVAAALSLALQLTPEEALDQVKNSGPCDVAPSLWAETRDLLAAWRSDVGL from the coding sequence ATGAGACGGGTGCCGCCCCACTCGGTCTGGATCGGTCACGATGGCGACGGGCGGAACTTCCCCGAGCTTCATGAGTCCGACGTTCAGGCTGTGGTTCAGCTCGCGATCGAAGAGCCGGCGATCCAGCCTCCCCGCGACCTCGTCTTCCTCCGCATTCCGCTCTCCGACGGAGCCGGCAACCCGAGCGAGTCTCTGATCCTGGCCGTTCGCACCGTCGCGCAATTGATCGGACTCGGAATTCCGACGCTGGTCTGCTGCGGAGCCGGAATGAGCCGATCGCCTTGCATCGTGGCGGCGGCCCTGTCGCTGGCCCTTCAACTGACTCCCGAGGAAGCCCTCGACCAGGTCAAGAACTCAGGCCCCTGCGACGTCGCGCCGAGCCTCTGGGCCGAGACGCGCGATCTGCTGGCCGCCTGGCGTTCCGACGTCGGGCTGTGA
- a CDS encoding type II toxin-antitoxin system PemK/MazF family toxin: MAASPGEIFRGDLWYADLNPVRGHEQGGARPVLIVSVDSFHQGRSGLVWVLPITSVEKKIRSRIALSVGEGGLSLPSFVICEAIRSISIDRLDRRLGTASTETLAKVENWVKTLLGI, translated from the coding sequence ATGGCGGCGTCCCCTGGTGAGATCTTTCGCGGCGACCTCTGGTATGCGGATCTGAATCCGGTGCGAGGGCATGAGCAAGGCGGCGCCCGGCCCGTGCTGATCGTCTCGGTTGACTCTTTTCATCAAGGTCGGAGCGGCTTGGTCTGGGTGCTCCCGATCACCTCGGTGGAGAAAAAGATCCGCTCGCGCATCGCTCTGTCGGTAGGCGAGGGGGGCCTGTCGCTTCCGAGCTTCGTCATCTGCGAGGCGATCCGCTCCATCTCCATCGATCGATTGGACCGCCGACTGGGGACGGCTTCGACCGAAACCCTCGCGAAGGTCGAAAACTGGGTGAAGACCCTCCTGGGAATTTGA
- a CDS encoding toxin-antitoxin system protein produces MVVVVMETLTVRISRLSHSLLRELAGETDETMVEVLDKAVRAYRNATLLAGLDADYRALRDDPAAWAEELRERESWDGTVGDGLND; encoded by the coding sequence GTGGTGGTGGTGGTCATGGAAACTCTTACCGTTCGGATTTCGCGATTGAGCCACTCCTTGCTGCGCGAACTCGCTGGTGAAACGGATGAGACGATGGTCGAGGTGCTCGACAAGGCGGTGCGGGCTTACAGGAACGCGACCCTCCTGGCCGGCCTCGACGCAGATTATCGGGCGCTTCGAGACGATCCCGCGGCCTGGGCGGAGGAGCTTCGGGAACGCGAATCCTGGGACGGCACGGTGGGTGATGGTTTGAACGACTGA
- a CDS encoding ROK family protein, which yields MNGPWLLGIEIGGTKLQVGLGRRQGAIEALERRVVDPARGAEGVREQIRDASEALFAAYSLTPADVRGVGVGFGGPVDAERGRTQASFQIDGWTDYPLADWVRRNLGVDAVSVHNDADTAGLAEARLGAGVGRSPILYLTLGSGVGGALIIDGRIYRGAGLGAAEIGHLNVPGPDGAFPELEQVASGWGIARAARAKAGEVVATGGGWDVLDAADGDVDRITTVMVAQAAERGDARSLALLDQARRALAFALCQAVTLVAPQRIILGGGVSLIGERLWFDPLRRLVDAQVFPPFRGAFDIVPAALGEEVVVHGALELARDAVG from the coding sequence ATGAACGGCCCCTGGCTCTTAGGTATCGAGATCGGCGGCACCAAGCTTCAAGTCGGGCTCGGCCGCCGACAGGGCGCGATCGAAGCTCTGGAACGACGGGTCGTCGACCCCGCGCGCGGGGCCGAAGGCGTCCGCGAACAGATCCGCGACGCCTCCGAGGCCCTGTTCGCCGCTTATTCGCTCACCCCGGCCGACGTCCGGGGCGTCGGGGTCGGCTTCGGCGGGCCGGTCGATGCGGAGCGAGGACGCACCCAGGCCTCGTTTCAGATCGACGGCTGGACCGATTATCCGCTCGCCGACTGGGTTCGACGGAACCTCGGGGTCGACGCCGTCTCGGTTCACAACGACGCCGACACGGCCGGGCTCGCCGAAGCCCGCCTCGGCGCGGGCGTCGGACGCTCGCCGATTCTCTACCTGACGCTCGGCAGCGGCGTCGGCGGGGCCTTGATCATCGACGGCCGCATCTACCGCGGCGCAGGGCTCGGCGCGGCGGAAATCGGCCATCTCAACGTGCCCGGCCCGGACGGCGCCTTTCCCGAACTGGAGCAAGTCGCCTCCGGCTGGGGGATCGCCCGCGCCGCGAGGGCCAAGGCGGGCGAAGTCGTCGCCACGGGCGGCGGCTGGGACGTCCTCGATGCCGCCGACGGCGACGTTGATCGGATCACGACCGTCATGGTCGCCCAGGCCGCCGAGCGGGGCGACGCGCGAAGTCTGGCCCTGCTTGATCAGGCCCGTCGCGCCCTGGCCTTCGCGCTATGTCAGGCCGTCACCCTGGTCGCCCCCCAGCGGATCATCCTCGGCGGCGGCGTCTCGCTGATCGGCGAACGCCTCTGGTTCGACCCCCTCCGCCGGCTGGTCGACGCCCAGGTCTTCCCCCCGTTCCGAGGGGCTTTCGACATCGTCCCCGCCGCTCTCGGCGAGGAAGTCGTCGTCCACGGCGCCCTCGAACTCGCCCGCGACGCGGTCGGATGA
- a CDS encoding SIS domain-containing protein, whose protein sequence is MLGTTLSAGDYLSRVCQEIGRLDVGSVVNVSDVIERAYDAGKFVFIIGNGGSGANASHLCEDLAKCTLRDFENQKRLKVLSLTDNTAGIMAWANDEGYDRIFVEQLKNLASPGDVLLAISGSGNSPNILKAVEWAEAEGLETVGFTGFSGGKLQKLARHNLHVGIDDMGIVESLHQVVFHWLIDDLNRRFAAKAVSRKGPNAS, encoded by the coding sequence ATGCTGGGAACGACGCTGTCGGCGGGGGACTACCTGTCGCGGGTTTGTCAGGAGATCGGGCGGCTCGACGTCGGCTCGGTGGTCAACGTCAGCGACGTGATCGAGCGCGCTTACGACGCTGGCAAGTTCGTCTTCATCATCGGCAACGGCGGGTCGGGCGCCAACGCGTCCCACCTCTGCGAAGACCTCGCCAAGTGCACGCTCCGCGACTTCGAGAACCAGAAGCGGCTCAAGGTCCTCAGCCTGACCGACAACACGGCGGGCATCATGGCCTGGGCCAATGACGAAGGCTACGACCGCATTTTCGTCGAGCAACTGAAGAATCTGGCCTCGCCCGGCGACGTCCTGCTGGCGATCTCCGGCTCGGGCAACAGCCCGAACATCCTCAAGGCCGTCGAGTGGGCCGAGGCCGAGGGCCTTGAGACCGTCGGCTTCACCGGGTTCTCCGGCGGCAAGCTCCAGAAGCTGGCCCGGCACAACCTTCACGTCGGCATCGACGACATGGGCATCGTCGAATCGTTGCACCAGGTGGTCTTCCACTGGCTGATCGACGACCTCAACCGACGGTTCGCGGCCAAGGCCGTCTCCCGCAAAGGCCCGAACGCGAGCTGA
- a CDS encoding ArnT family glycosyltransferase: MTGWPCLLLNGLLAPAAWWVAVYGLRQQGRLTQVVAASVVAWVWSTLGMQFLGTLGLIQVGWLLTWTVLGLAAGLACRRSRGPSPAIEPDEEPTGWGWEGVLAVAAAVWASLALGLSSLIFPVKVISDGPIYHLYFAARWWKAGRLFLVASPFGESAATYFPANGELWFTWLMTGWGGDRLARIGQAPFLLLAALAAYGCARELGAGRKASIVASALFATCSPLILFTFEANVDTIFIAGYLTAAYFFLRFGLGRDGTTALALGGLAAGEAFGTKSIGVVFVPPLLVAAVWIVARRTRSLRSTILLSALILASALTTSGFWYGRNWLLTGNPLYPLHLQIGDVVLLSGWYGPDAMRNSVYYIPMGDWRAMIDNIVAVLDPRLVPLWLASIVGFWAIGGRSKGRIGWVWAFSAAAVLNVALYWLCIPYRTQQRFMLPGLGMAVVPLARLLDGRRWLTRATVVLLLVHLLTPQTWPLASGESDIPWDLSPKIPNGMGAMIQLGPRLQRLAASRFALSEIVAPAELIVSAAAALVIALACSKPWRDGRASAWAGASIVGSLAVVGAVGYAEIAMVGSDSRRLFFPAFLDFYAGWMQLDARSGPDGSRVAYAGTNIPYYLMGSGLRNDVRYVNIDGHPDWQMHDYHRQSRQQGQGLWPSSRPGWDRIGGDYEAWLANLEADRIQLLVVTRANPGEGPHNVADTENFPIERHWADAHPEVFEPLYGIAEHDPWFRLYRIHARANRGTANVAL, encoded by the coding sequence ATGACCGGGTGGCCTTGCTTGCTTCTCAATGGACTGCTGGCGCCGGCCGCCTGGTGGGTCGCCGTGTACGGATTGCGGCAGCAAGGCCGGCTGACGCAGGTCGTCGCCGCGAGCGTCGTCGCCTGGGTCTGGTCGACGCTCGGGATGCAATTCCTGGGAACTCTCGGCCTGATCCAGGTCGGCTGGCTGCTGACGTGGACGGTCCTCGGCCTCGCTGCCGGCCTGGCGTGCCGGCGGTCTCGCGGCCCGTCTCCCGCGATCGAGCCCGACGAGGAACCGACCGGCTGGGGCTGGGAAGGGGTGCTCGCCGTCGCGGCGGCCGTCTGGGCGTCGCTGGCGCTCGGCTTGAGTTCGTTGATTTTCCCGGTCAAGGTCATCAGCGACGGGCCGATCTATCACCTGTACTTCGCCGCGCGGTGGTGGAAGGCGGGGCGGCTGTTTCTAGTGGCCTCGCCGTTTGGCGAGAGCGCCGCGACGTATTTTCCGGCCAACGGCGAACTCTGGTTCACGTGGCTGATGACGGGCTGGGGCGGCGACCGTCTGGCGCGGATCGGTCAGGCGCCTTTTCTGCTCCTCGCGGCTCTCGCGGCGTACGGCTGCGCTCGCGAGCTGGGTGCCGGCCGGAAGGCGTCGATCGTGGCGTCGGCCCTGTTCGCGACGTGCTCGCCACTGATCCTCTTCACGTTCGAAGCCAACGTCGACACGATCTTCATCGCCGGCTACCTGACGGCCGCGTACTTCTTTCTGCGGTTCGGCCTGGGGCGGGATGGGACGACGGCGTTGGCGCTCGGGGGGCTGGCGGCCGGCGAAGCGTTCGGGACCAAGTCGATCGGCGTGGTGTTCGTCCCCCCTCTGCTGGTCGCGGCCGTCTGGATCGTCGCGCGGCGGACCCGGTCGTTGCGGTCGACGATCCTCCTGTCCGCCCTGATCCTCGCGTCGGCCCTGACGACTTCGGGCTTCTGGTACGGTCGGAACTGGCTGTTGACCGGCAATCCGCTCTATCCGCTCCATCTTCAGATCGGCGACGTCGTGTTGCTGAGCGGCTGGTACGGGCCGGACGCCATGCGAAACAGCGTTTACTACATCCCGATGGGCGACTGGCGGGCGATGATCGACAACATCGTCGCCGTGCTCGATCCCCGTTTGGTTCCGCTCTGGCTGGCGTCGATCGTGGGCTTCTGGGCGATCGGCGGCCGTTCCAAGGGCCGTATCGGCTGGGTCTGGGCCTTCAGCGCCGCGGCCGTGTTGAACGTCGCGCTCTACTGGCTGTGCATCCCCTACCGCACGCAACAGCGGTTCATGCTGCCGGGATTGGGGATGGCGGTCGTTCCGCTCGCCCGGCTGCTGGACGGTCGCCGCTGGCTGACGCGAGCCACGGTCGTGCTCCTCCTGGTCCACCTGCTCACGCCGCAAACCTGGCCGCTCGCCAGCGGCGAGTCGGACATCCCCTGGGACCTGAGCCCCAAGATTCCCAACGGGATGGGCGCGATGATCCAACTCGGCCCTCGCCTGCAACGGCTTGCGGCGTCTCGCTTCGCGCTCTCGGAAATCGTGGCTCCGGCGGAACTGATCGTCTCGGCGGCGGCGGCTCTCGTGATCGCCCTGGCGTGCTCGAAGCCGTGGCGAGACGGCCGGGCCTCGGCCTGGGCCGGGGCGTCGATCGTGGGTTCGCTGGCCGTGGTCGGAGCGGTCGGTTACGCGGAAATCGCGATGGTGGGCTCCGATTCTCGCAGGCTGTTCTTCCCGGCCTTTCTCGACTTCTACGCCGGCTGGATGCAGCTCGACGCGCGATCGGGGCCCGACGGCTCGCGGGTCGCCTACGCGGGCACCAACATCCCGTACTACCTGATGGGCTCCGGCTTGCGCAACGACGTCCGATACGTGAACATCGACGGACACCCCGACTGGCAGATGCACGACTACCATCGTCAGAGTCGTCAGCAAGGCCAGGGCCTGTGGCCCTCGTCTCGGCCCGGCTGGGACCGGATCGGCGGCGACTATGAGGCGTGGCTGGCGAACCTGGAAGCCGACCGGATTCAGCTTCTGGTGGTCACCCGAGCCAATCCCGGCGAGGGGCCGCACAACGTCGCCGACACCGAGAATTTCCCCATCGAGCGGCATTGGGCCGACGCCCACCCGGAGGTCTTCGAACCGCTCTACGGGATCGCCGAACACGACCCCTGGTTCCGCCTCTATCGCATCCACGCCCGCGCGAATCGTGGTACAGCGAACGTCGCGTTGTGA